Proteins found in one Amphiura filiformis chromosome 14, Afil_fr2py, whole genome shotgun sequence genomic segment:
- the LOC140169693 gene encoding sodium-coupled monocarboxylate transporter 2-like translates to MVEQHNNTFTGPDYVVFVLLLCISAGIGIFHAVCGGRQKTTKEYLVADRSMSAIPVGMSLVATFMSAVTVLGSPAEIYYYGTMFWWFGLAYTIVSLLTAYVYMPVFYKLQVTSVYEYLERRFNRKVRLLGMGTFQIQMIFYMGIAIYAPALALNEVTGFPLWGAVWACGLVCTFYCTIGGLKAVIWTDVLQLSVMWIGFLLLIIKGSIEVGGISEVFRIADERGRIDFVHFEFDPRVRHTFWTINVGGGLLWLAAFGVNQAQVQRYLSCKSLRHAQGACYFNIFGLNMVLLGVVLSGLVMFARYSDCDPYTAGWVGATDQLIPYFLMDIFGDYPGLPGLFVAAIFSAALSSVSSGLNSMATTISEDIVKPYFNPQESTYTWISKGLVLGYGLLSICMAYIVSATGSEVLIIALRLFGMIGGPLLGLFSLAIFVPWCNSKGAALGLITGLAISFWVGIGGIFNPPPGVRLPVSINNCTFSNPDPTILPYASSSPPMTSPWTPEPPMERTGLQVWWYGMSYLLYSAVSVTATLLVGVITSFITGAQKPNELEPGLMSPVCDIFLCCLPEKFRRVLWCGVRHDEESTKGNTESVEGGYENKTFEEERYNENHDTKL, encoded by the exons ATGGTGGAACAACACAATAACACCTTCACCGGGCCAGACTACGTGGTCTTCGTTCTACTTCTATGCATTTCCGCAGGGATCGGAATATTTCATGCCGTATGTGGTGGCAGACAAAAAACTACAAAAGAATATCTCGTTGCAGACCGAAGCATGAGTGCGATTCCTGTTGGAATGTCTTTGGTAGCGACGTTTATGTCGGCTGTGACGGTTTTGGGTTCACCTGCGGAGATTTACTATTACGGGACTATGTTTTGGTGGTTCGGGCTAGCCTATACTATAGTGAGTCTACTGACTGCATATGTGTATATGCCAGTTTTCTATAAGCTGCAAGTGACTAGTGTCTATGAG TATTTAGAGAGACGTTTTAACAGAAAAGTTCGTCTGCTTGGCATGGGGACATTCCAGATTCAAATG ATATTTTACATGGGAATAGCAATCTACGCTCCTGCACTAGCTCTTAACGAAG TGACTGGTTTTCCGTTATGGGGAGCTGTGTGGGCGTGTGGGCTAGTCTGTACATTCTATTGTACTATT GGTGGATTAAAAGCTGTTATATGGACTGATGTTCTTCAGCTATCCGTAATGTGGATTGGATTCTTGTTGCTCATTATTAAAGGAAGCATTGAAGTTGGTGGGATATCGGAAGTATTCAGGATAGCCGACGAAAGAGGACGTATTGACTTTGTTCA TTTCGAGTTCGACCCGCGAGTCCGACATACATTTTGGACAATAAACGTTGGTGGTGGCCTCTTATGGTTAGCAGCATTTGGAGTTAACCAGGCACAAGTGCAACGGTACCTCAGCTGCAAATCACTCCGACACGCACAAGG AGCATGTTATTTTAATATCTTTGGCTTGAACATGGTATTACTTGGAGTCGTTTTATCAGGACTTGTCATGTTCGCTCGATATAGTGACTGCGACCCGTATACTGCCGGTTGGGTTGGAGCTACTGACCAG CTTATTCCTTACTTCCTCATGGATATTTTTGGAGACTACCCTGGACTCCCTGGTCTGTTTGTGGCGGCCATTTTCAGTGCGGCTTTAAG CTCCGTATCCTCCGGTTTGAATTCCATGGCGACTACAATATCAGAAGACATAGTCAAGCCGTACTTCAATCCACAGGAATCCACGTACACTTGGATATCAAAAGGACTTG TTTTGGGATATGGACTCCTTTCTATTTGCATGGCTTATATCGTTTCCGCAACGGGGAGTGAAGTTCTCATA ATTGCACTGAGACTTTTTGGTATGATTGGAGGTCCCCTTCTTGGGCTTTTCTCTCTCGCAATTTTCGTCCCATGGTGCAACTCGAAG GGTGCTGCTCTTGGTTTGATAACTGGCCTCGCAATCTCATTTTGGGTCGGTATCGGTGGGATATTCAACCCACCACCTGGTGTCAGACTTCCCGTTTCTATTAACAACTGCACCTTCTCCAATCCGGATCCAACGATTCTTCCGTATGCATCAAGTTCTCCACCTATGACGTCACCCTGGACTCCCGAACCACC CATGGAAAGAACTGGATTACAGGTGTGGTGGTATGGAATGAGCTACTTATTGTACAGTGCAGTCTCTGTAACAGCCACATTGCTAGTCGGAGTAATCACAAGCTTTATAACAG GTGCACAGAAACCAAACGAGTTAGAACCAGGATTGATGTCTCCAGTCTGTGATATATTCTTATGTTGTCTTCCTGAGAAATTCAGACGCGTTTTATGGTGTGGAGTGAGACACGATGAGGAAAGTACCAAAGGAAACACTGAGTCAGTAGAAGGAGGATATGAGAACAAGACGTTTGAGGAGGAGAGGTATAACGAAAACCATGATACCAAGTTATAG